The Arvicanthis niloticus isolate mArvNil1 chromosome 2, mArvNil1.pat.X, whole genome shotgun sequence genome includes a window with the following:
- the LOC143441293 gene encoding uncharacterized protein LOC143441293 isoform X1 has translation MESSKRLRHLRCGFQFTDPCPTVNLQLGAVTVLCFCISGRPQIPGLDSPQPSSLQSHAPTFLGSPQSFLMMPFLPLWLNVAAAWGLGMVHKDAWPDVGSG, from the exons ATGGAGAGTTCAAAGCGGCTGAGACATCTGCGGTGTGGATTTCAGTTCACTGACCCATGTCCTACG GTGAATTTGCAGCTAGGAGCAGTCACAGTTCTATGTTTCTGCATAAGTGGAAGGCCACAGATCCCAG GACTGGATTCACCCCAGCCTTCGAGCCTCCAAAGCCATGCTCCCACCTTCCTTGGCTCTCCACAGTCCTTCCTAATGATGCCGTTCCTTCCACTGTGGCTGAATGTGGCAGCAGCCTGGG GACTTGGGATGGTTCATAAAGATGCTTGGCCTGATGTTGGAAGTGGCTGA
- the LOC143441293 gene encoding uncharacterized protein LOC143441293 isoform X2, which yields MSYGRCEESMVLWRVQRLEEDRSCAKCHCLLLVFLRRTGFTPAFEPPKPCSHLPWLSTVLPNDAVPSTVAECGSSLGTWDGS from the exons ATGTCCTACG GTCGGTGTGAGGAGTCAATGGTGTTGTGGCGTGTCCAGCGCCTAGAAGAGGACAGGTCCTGTGCTAAGTGCCACTGTCTTCTGCTGGTTTTCCTACGCAG GACTGGATTCACCCCAGCCTTCGAGCCTCCAAAGCCATGCTCCCACCTTCCTTGGCTCTCCACAGTCCTTCCTAATGATGCCGTTCCTTCCACTGTGGCTGAATGTGGCAGCAGCCTGGG GACTTGGGATGGTTCATAA